The Neochlamydia sp. S13 genome has a segment encoding these proteins:
- a CDS encoding DUF1670 domain-containing protein: protein MKNLAVQGTGISPWEAQILVGLIEEVYFSELNQSHLKPGQIKYHCVAAEEGAGKSLKECKMLPVVLTLFDQRDKGNFSQDNNKDRSVELRRRRLVRIAEEAKEQGGYLTQEDLAELLMCDIRTIRRDIKELRTIGILLPTRGQQKDIGPGVSHRAIAIRLWLEGKEPVAIAQHIKHSIEAVENYLQKFKRVAFLKSKHFNEFEIALTVGISIYATKTFSLLYEEFKDKAFFKQRLEEVHIVGAQYYHAQDEKKRMMSSNDSIRNERRLP from the coding sequence ATGAAAAATTTGGCTGTTCAAGGAACAGGAATTAGTCCTTGGGAAGCTCAAATTTTAGTAGGTCTGATTGAGGAAGTGTACTTTTCCGAACTTAACCAAAGCCATTTAAAACCAGGGCAAATTAAATATCATTGTGTAGCAGCTGAAGAAGGAGCTGGCAAATCTTTAAAAGAGTGCAAGATGTTACCTGTAGTTTTGACGTTGTTTGACCAACGAGACAAAGGAAATTTTTCCCAAGATAATAATAAAGATAGAAGTGTTGAGCTAAGAAGGAGAAGACTTGTGCGTATAGCTGAAGAAGCTAAAGAGCAAGGAGGATACTTAACGCAAGAGGACCTAGCAGAATTATTAATGTGCGATATAAGAACCATTCGAAGAGATATTAAAGAGCTTAGAACAATAGGCATCTTATTACCCACCCGAGGTCAACAAAAAGATATAGGCCCTGGTGTCAGCCATAGAGCTATTGCCATACGGCTTTGGCTGGAGGGCAAAGAGCCTGTGGCTATTGCCCAGCATATTAAGCATAGCATAGAAGCTGTGGAAAACTATCTACAGAAGTTTAAAAGAGTAGCCTTTCTTAAAAGCAAACATTTCAATGAGTTTGAAATAGCCTTAACGGTAGGAATTTCCATCTATGCTACCAAAACCTTTTCTCTGCTATATGAAGAGTTTAAAGATAAAGCCTTTTTTAAACAAAGATTGGAGGAAGTTCATATAGTTGGTGCCCAATATTATCACGCTCAAGATGAAAAAAAAAGAATGATGTCGTCGAACGACTCTATCAGGAACGAGCGGAGGCTGCCATGA
- a CDS encoding DUF1670 domain-containing protein translates to MKKNIDANHATFCPQAFKCFEGALEAFFSHECPQLGGTRTRQVLVKSIADMVHQFYPQTSHMQPGQVTWPTVHRNEFSSYGKSIQNTRLTTVILDLVSSQDALERAKGKKLRVIKKEAVARMCKQAFDQEGCLTHAELAILLKISPHSVGKYIKEWELENREVLPRRGSIHDIGPTLTHKTMIIEKLFIEQKTVQQVSRETKHSLPAIQRYISTFKQILLCKQKGMSTEEAAFSVGRTLRLVNEYEKIIEQYKEKNYVIAALLKSEIGIETRTQITINEGVDKKY, encoded by the coding sequence ATGAAGAAAAACATCGATGCTAACCATGCTACATTTTGCCCTCAAGCATTTAAATGCTTTGAAGGTGCTTTGGAAGCATTTTTTTCTCATGAGTGCCCGCAGCTAGGAGGAACAAGGACAAGGCAAGTACTGGTTAAATCAATAGCGGATATGGTGCATCAATTTTATCCGCAGACCTCTCATATGCAGCCGGGACAAGTTACATGGCCGACAGTCCACCGCAACGAATTTTCATCTTATGGAAAATCTATTCAAAATACACGTTTAACAACGGTAATTTTAGATTTGGTAAGCTCGCAAGATGCTTTAGAAAGAGCCAAAGGGAAAAAATTAAGGGTTATAAAAAAAGAAGCTGTGGCGCGGATGTGTAAGCAAGCTTTTGATCAAGAAGGTTGCTTAACCCACGCAGAATTAGCTATTTTGTTAAAGATATCACCCCACAGCGTAGGCAAATATATTAAGGAGTGGGAATTAGAAAACCGTGAGGTTCTTCCCAGAAGAGGATCTATCCATGATATAGGCCCTACTTTAACTCACAAAACAATGATCATTGAAAAGCTCTTTATTGAGCAAAAGACTGTTCAGCAGGTGAGCAGAGAAACAAAACACTCTTTGCCGGCGATACAAAGGTATATATCCACTTTCAAGCAAATATTGCTATGCAAACAAAAAGGTATGTCTACAGAAGAAGCAGCTTTTTCGGTGGGTAGGACATTACGCTTAGTCAATGAATATGAAAAGATTATTGAACAATATAAGGAGAAAAATTATGTTATAGCCGCGTTATTGAAAAGTGAAATTGGAATTGAAACAAGAACCCAGATAACAATAAATGAAGGTGTTGATAAAAAATATTAA
- a CDS encoding IS1634 family transposase, which translates to MHIVKSKFKSAAGKVYETILLRESYREGKTVKKRTVGNLSNCTPEEIAAIELALKHKGNLQALTSCSGATMQEGLSVGGVWVIYQMAKRLGIVDALGNSREGQLALWQVVARVLEQGSRLSAVRLAETYAIAPVIDLQKGFNEEDLYKNLLWLCQSQASIEDRLFTKSFCKKPPHLFLYDVTSSYLEGEKNELADWGYNRDKKKGKKQIVIGLLSSADGTPVSTEVFKGNTQDTSTFHAQIKKAKERFKCEKVTFVGDRGMIKSGQIENLQEQGFHYITAMTKAQIETLMKKGVIEYTLFDNNLAEVKEDGIRYILKRNPVRAQEIAHSRLSKLASIEKLVAMQNAYLHAHPKAQVEVALKKIKTKIERLTLKTCVTVSAQDRSLSVCLNQEILAEDAKLDGCYVIKTDLACEEVSMQEVHDRYKDLARVESAFRTVKNDLEIRPVYVRSEESTRGHVLIVMLAYMIIRELDKAWKDLYLTVEEGLRSLSTLTLIEWTVNDGLSFQQIPEPRHQNRQMLEALKVELPKVLPKNHAHVVTRKKRR; encoded by the coding sequence ATGCATATAGTGAAGTCAAAATTTAAATCAGCTGCCGGCAAAGTTTATGAAACAATTTTGCTACGAGAATCCTATAGAGAAGGCAAAACCGTCAAAAAACGCACGGTGGGTAATCTATCCAATTGCACACCTGAAGAAATTGCTGCTATCGAGTTAGCTTTAAAACATAAAGGTAATCTCCAAGCTTTAACCTCGTGTAGTGGAGCCACAATGCAAGAGGGATTATCTGTCGGTGGCGTATGGGTGATCTACCAAATGGCTAAACGTTTAGGAATTGTGGATGCACTTGGCAATAGCCGAGAAGGTCAGCTCGCGTTGTGGCAAGTGGTAGCACGCGTATTGGAGCAAGGCTCAAGGCTTTCTGCCGTCAGGTTGGCAGAAACGTATGCCATTGCACCTGTAATTGACTTGCAAAAGGGCTTTAACGAAGAAGATCTTTATAAGAATCTTTTGTGGTTATGCCAAAGCCAAGCCTCTATCGAAGATCGATTATTTACTAAAAGTTTTTGCAAGAAACCTCCTCACTTATTTTTGTATGATGTCACTAGCTCGTATTTAGAAGGCGAGAAAAACGAGCTTGCCGATTGGGGTTACAACCGAGACAAAAAGAAAGGTAAGAAGCAAATTGTGATAGGCTTGCTAAGTTCAGCCGATGGCACACCCGTATCAACCGAAGTGTTTAAAGGCAATACCCAAGATACTTCTACCTTCCATGCTCAGATCAAAAAAGCTAAAGAACGCTTTAAATGCGAGAAAGTCACTTTTGTAGGCGATAGAGGGATGATTAAAAGCGGGCAGATCGAAAATTTACAAGAGCAGGGTTTTCATTATATTACCGCTATGACAAAAGCTCAAATAGAGACCTTAATGAAAAAAGGTGTGATCGAATATACGCTATTTGATAATAACTTGGCTGAAGTCAAAGAAGATGGGATAAGATATATTCTTAAGCGCAATCCTGTGCGCGCCCAGGAAATCGCCCATTCTCGTCTCAGCAAGCTAGCTAGCATTGAAAAATTGGTCGCTATGCAAAATGCCTATCTACATGCGCATCCCAAAGCACAGGTAGAAGTAGCGCTGAAAAAAATTAAAACTAAAATCGAGCGTTTAACGCTTAAAACTTGCGTGACAGTTAGCGCACAAGATAGAAGTTTATCTGTATGCCTCAATCAAGAAATACTAGCTGAGGATGCTAAGCTAGATGGTTGCTATGTGATTAAAACCGATCTTGCTTGCGAAGAAGTGAGCATGCAAGAAGTACATGATCGTTATAAAGATTTAGCTAGAGTAGAATCAGCTTTTAGAACAGTAAAAAACGATCTTGAGATACGGCCAGTCTATGTACGTTCAGAAGAAAGTACAAGGGGCCATGTTTTAATTGTAATGTTAGCCTACATGATTATCAGAGAACTTGATAAAGCCTGGAAGGACCTTTATTTAACAGTAGAAGAGGGCTTGCGCAGTTTATCTACTTTAACGCTAATAGAATGGACAGTAAATGATGGCTTAAGTTTTCAGCAAATCCCCGAACCACGTCACCAAAACAGACAAATGCTTGAAGCCTTAAAAGTAGAGTTACCAAAAGTTTTACCAAAGAATCATGCGCATGTAGTCACTAGGAAGAAGCGCCGATAA
- a CDS encoding transposase, producing MRSKLRKFLPLVQLSIKTLLGTCETIERQLAKLEEKPQKIGNADANILLLQTIPRTDLITARTFKMSIGDPTKFSQSKNVRAYFGITP from the coding sequence ATGAGGAGCAAGCTAAGAAAATTTTTGCCACTGGTCCAATTGTCTATTAAAACTTTATTGGGTACATGTGAGACGATAGAAAGGCAACTTGCTAAACTTGAAGAAAAACCCCAAAAAATTGGTAATGCCGATGCTAACATTCTGCTCTTACAAACAATCCCGAGAACAGATTTAATTACAGCGAGAACCTTTAAAATGTCTATAGGTGACCCCACAAAGTTTTCTCAGTCTAAAAATGTGAGAGCCTATTTTGGAATAACTCCATAA
- a CDS encoding IS1634 family transposase, whose translation MSSSRQNKYYSKRSKQEPGRPKKEQALLIQYRMEAALAKDEQKISNSLQRKGKFILATNELNAELLSNDDLLDNYKGQQSVERGFRFLKDPLFMTSSVFLKNEQRIIALAMIMCLCLLVYTLTQRHLRQQLEKLSTSIPNQLGKSTNMPTLRWIFQVFEGVHLLIKRTPEGIKELILNLNPNMRHILQVLGPPFQKLYANGN comes from the coding sequence ATATCATCGTCTAGACAAAATAAATACTATTCAAAACGAAGCAAGCAAGAACCTGGCAGGCCTAAAAAAGAGCAAGCTTTATTAATCCAGTATAGAATGGAGGCAGCCTTAGCAAAAGATGAGCAAAAAATTTCCAATAGCTTACAAAGAAAAGGAAAATTTATCCTGGCCACTAATGAGCTGAATGCCGAGCTTCTTTCAAATGATGATCTGTTAGACAATTATAAAGGCCAACAATCGGTGGAAAGAGGATTCCGCTTTCTCAAAGATCCCTTATTTATGACTTCTTCGGTATTCCTTAAAAATGAGCAAAGGATTATAGCTTTAGCTATGATTATGTGTCTTTGCTTGCTAGTTTATACCCTTACCCAGCGCCATTTACGTCAACAATTAGAAAAGCTGTCTACCTCCATTCCTAATCAATTAGGAAAATCTACAAACATGCCTACCCTGCGCTGGATTTTCCAAGTTTTTGAAGGTGTACACCTCTTAATCAAACGTACTCCTGAGGGTATAAAAGAGTTAATCCTTAATCTAAATCCTAATATGAGGCATATTTTGCAGGTTTTAGGCCCTCCTTTTCAGAAATTATATGCTAATGGTAATTAA